Proteins encoded by one window of Lathyrus oleraceus cultivar Zhongwan6 chromosome 1, CAAS_Psat_ZW6_1.0, whole genome shotgun sequence:
- the LOC127124671 gene encoding uncharacterized protein LOC127124671 isoform X3, protein MVGRGRDDAAIAEALGMLAGVLGGNPNVVGLGAARQLSEFQKNNPPMFKGAYDPDGAQKWMKEIERIFRVTECADDQKVRFGTHMLSEEADDWWVAARTELEAAGSAEITWAVFRERFLRKYFPEDVRGNKEIEFLELKQGNRSVTEYAAKFTELSKYYTPYDEATGEFSKCVKFENGLRPEIKQAIGYQRIRVFSDLVDCCRIFEQDTKARAESYHRRVDRKGKNQNDRGKPYAAGKGFQRQSGMKRPSGGDSSAPAKCYRCGQAGHHIHECTSTEKKCFKCGKGGHLAAECRLKTLTCFNCGEVGHISPQCPKSKKENQSGGNVFALSGSETSADDRLIRGNEQ, encoded by the exons atggttggaagaggtagagacgatgctgcgattgctgaggctctgggtatgctagctggagtacttggagggaatccgaatgttgtgggattgggagctgctcgtcaactgagtgagttccagaagaacaatcctccaatgttcaagggagcatacgatccagatggtgctcagaagtggatgaaggagatcgagaggatcttccgagtgactgagtgtgctgatgaccagaaggtcaggttcggtacgcatatgctgtcagaggaagcagatgattggtgggttgctgcccgcactgagttggaagctgctgggagtgctgagatcacttgggcggtgttcagagagagattcctgaggaagtactttccagaggatgtcagaggaaacaaagagatagagttcttggaattgaagcagggcaaccggtctgttactgagtatgctgctaagttcacagagctgtcgaagtattacactccctatgatgaggctactggggaattttcaaaatgtgtgaagtttgagaacgggttacgtcccgagatcaagcaggctattgggtatcagcggatcagagtgttttctgacttggttgactgttgcaggatttttgaacaggataccaaggccagagcggagagctatcatcggagggttgataggaaaggcaagaatcagaatgatcgtgggaaaccgtatgcagctggcaaaggtttccagagacagagtgggatgaagagacctagtggaggagactccagtgcccctgctaagtgttacagatgtggtcaggctggacatcatatccatgagtgtaccagtactgagaagaagtgtttcaagtgtggaaaaggtggtcacttggctgcagagtgccggttgaagactttgacttgtttcaactgtggagaggtgggtcatatcagtccacagtgtcctaagtcgaagaaagagaaccagtcgggaggcaatgtctttgctttatcgggttctgagacttctgcagatgatcgtttgatccgag gtaacgagcagtga